One segment of Paramormyrops kingsleyae isolate MSU_618 chromosome 8, PKINGS_0.4, whole genome shotgun sequence DNA contains the following:
- the mrpl20 gene encoding large ribosomal subunit protein bL20m: MVFLTIACWIRSRGPDRWWRVQEVLKHARHFRGRKNRCFTLAVRAVRRAFVYATKARPKKRRLMRRLWISRIAAGTREHGMKYPVLISNLVKTNVQVNRRMLCDLAVTEPRTFQSLVALAKARREEGFRAALGDGKEPPGIFSRIVHSH; this comes from the exons ATGGTGTTCCTGACTATAGCCTGCTGGATTCGTAGCCGTGGTCCAGATCGCTGGTGGAGGGTACAAGAAGTGCTGAAGCATGCACGG CACTTTCGAGGTAGGAAGAACCGTTGTTTCACACTGGCCGTGAGGGCTGTACGGAGGGCATTCGTTTATGCAACCAAGGCCCGCCCGAAAAAACGGCGTCTTATGAGAAGG CTGTGGATTTCCCGTATTGCTGCTGGTACCCGGGAACATGGGATGAAATATCCAGTTCTGATTAGCAATCTGGTAAAG ACCAACGTTCAGGTGAACAGGCGGATGCTGTGTGATCTGGCTGTAACCGAGCCACGGACATTCCAGTCGCTTGTGGCTCTGGCTAAGGCGCGCCGGGAGGAGGGATTCCGTGCCGCGCTCGGCGATGGCAAAGAGCCCCCGGGCATCTTCTCCCGCATTGTTCATTCACACTGA
- the sdhb gene encoding succinate dehydrogenase [ubiquinone] iron-sulfur subunit, mitochondrial isoform X2, with amino-acid sequence MSVACFSLSRCGAVVSRASVGMVAARCAQTAAAPAAQPRIKKFQIYRWDPDTAGDKPRMQTFELDLNMCGPMVLDALIKIKNEMDSTLTFRRSCREGICGSCAMNINGGNTLACLNKIDTDTSKVTKIYPLPHMYVVKDLVPDMSNFYAQYKSIEPYLKKKDESQQGKKQYLQTVEDRQKLDGLYECILCACCSTSCPSYWWNGDKYLGPAVLMQGLNPAKAIAEIKKMMATYKERGAMA; translated from the exons ATGTCTGTCGCCTGTTTCTCCTTGAGTCGATGTGGAGCCGTAGTATCGCGGGCATCCGTTGGGATGGTG gcagcGCGCTGTGCCCAGACTGCGGCAGCTCCGGCAGCACAGCCCCGAATAAAGAAGTTTCAGATATACCGCTGGGACCCGGACACGGCGGGGGACAAACCGCGCATGCAGACCTTTGAGTTGGACCTCAACAT GTGtggaccaatggtgctggatgccCTGATCAAGATCAAGAATGAGATGGACTCCACACTCACTTTCCGACGCTCTTGCCGAGAGG GGATCTGTGGCTCTTGTGCGATGAACATCAACGGCGGGAACACGCTGGCCTGCCTCAACAAGATCGACACCGACACCAGCAAGGTCACTAAGATCTACCCCCTCCCGCACATGTACGTCGTCAAGGACCTGGTTCCG GACATGAGTAACTTCTATGCCCAGTACAAGTCCATCGAGCCGTACCTGAAGAAGAAGGACGAATCTCAGCAGGGCAAGAAGCAGTACCTGCAGACTGTGGAGGACCGGCAGAAACTG GATGGCCTGTATGAGTGCATCCTATGTGCTTGCTGCAGCACCAGTTGCCCCAGCTACTGGTGGAACGGAGACAAGTACCTGGGCCCGGCCGTACTCATGCAG GGCTTAAACCCAGCCAAGGCAATAGCCGAGATCAAGAAGATGATGGCTACATACAAAGAGCGTGGGGCTATGGCGTGA
- the sdhb gene encoding succinate dehydrogenase [ubiquinone] iron-sulfur subunit, mitochondrial isoform X1 encodes MSVACFSLSRCGAVVSRASVGMVAARCAQTAAAPAAQPRIKKFQIYRWDPDTAGDKPRMQTFELDLNMCGPMVLDALIKIKNEMDSTLTFRRSCREGICGSCAMNINGGNTLACLNKIDTDTSKVTKIYPLPHMYVVKDLVPDMSNFYAQYKSIEPYLKKKDESQQGKKQYLQTVEDRQKLDGLYECILCACCSTSCPSYWWNGDKYLGPAVLMQAYRWMIDSRDDFTEERLSKLQDPFSLYRCHTILNCTKTCPKGLNPAKAIAEIKKMMATYKERGAMA; translated from the exons ATGTCTGTCGCCTGTTTCTCCTTGAGTCGATGTGGAGCCGTAGTATCGCGGGCATCCGTTGGGATGGTG gcagcGCGCTGTGCCCAGACTGCGGCAGCTCCGGCAGCACAGCCCCGAATAAAGAAGTTTCAGATATACCGCTGGGACCCGGACACGGCGGGGGACAAACCGCGCATGCAGACCTTTGAGTTGGACCTCAACAT GTGtggaccaatggtgctggatgccCTGATCAAGATCAAGAATGAGATGGACTCCACACTCACTTTCCGACGCTCTTGCCGAGAGG GGATCTGTGGCTCTTGTGCGATGAACATCAACGGCGGGAACACGCTGGCCTGCCTCAACAAGATCGACACCGACACCAGCAAGGTCACTAAGATCTACCCCCTCCCGCACATGTACGTCGTCAAGGACCTGGTTCCG GACATGAGTAACTTCTATGCCCAGTACAAGTCCATCGAGCCGTACCTGAAGAAGAAGGACGAATCTCAGCAGGGCAAGAAGCAGTACCTGCAGACTGTGGAGGACCGGCAGAAACTG GATGGCCTGTATGAGTGCATCCTATGTGCTTGCTGCAGCACCAGTTGCCCCAGCTACTGGTGGAACGGAGACAAGTACCTGGGCCCGGCCGTACTCATGCAG GCGTACCGCTGGATGATCGATTCACGAGATGACTTCACAGAAGAGCGCCTGTCCAAGCTGCAGGACCCCTTCTCCCTGTACCGCTGTCACACTATCCTGAACTGCACCAAGACCTGCCCCAAG GGCTTAAACCCAGCCAAGGCAATAGCCGAGATCAAGAAGATGATGGCTACATACAAAGAGCGTGGGGCTATGGCGTGA